atttattataaaatcGTGTGCTATCGCCGTTTTATATAGCCTATAAAAAAAGTCAGTAGGCCTTAGCCACTAATTTTGACCTAACAAAGCTGTCAGcagtaaaatcactgtaaaatcCCTGTAACATTGCGGCCTATTGAATACATCTTATATTCTCTATTAGGCCACTACATCAATCTATTAAGTTTCCAAGGAGAGAAACTTCATTGACCCTGTTTACACTAGACCAACACAATCactaacacatttttttaaggTTCCCAAATCATCTTTGATTGCAAAAGTTTGTTTATGTAATGACAACCACGTCCACTGTTGACTTAAGAtaacaaatagagagagacttATCTGCGCACTGACACTTTGTTGCAGCTCAAGTTCTGCTATTCTGAAGGGGCGGAGTGATAAGAGAGGTTACTAGGTCACAAAATAGGCCCACACAGTAACAGAAAcagtaaagaagaaaaaagaagaaaaggaaagggtaCATTCAGTCCACAAGGAGCAAGCATGATTttacaaatatattttatatacatGTAATCTGCGTAACCTTTTGAGACAGTGGACACTTGAATATTTCATGTGCACTTCCATTGTCACAATGCAGCCCCCAAAACAGGCCTGTTCGAGTGGAAAACGTATAAAGCACATCTGAAGAgtataaaaaaaagcaatttaaaGCAGTTTATCTTTGAACCAGCAAAGACAGTTAAGTGACAGAACgcatttaaattaaaaaaaaaaatcagcttgtCTTTACGGGAACgaaggagagaggacacacactcCCTCGGTTATTCCCACTCAAAGTCTGCGGAGATGAGACGTGCATTTCTGTCCCTCTGGAAACAAGCACAGCCTTTCTCTTGGAAAATCACTGCTCTTTTTCAAAAAAGGGTAGGTGTCCATTCATGCATCAGGAAGCCGTTGTTCCACATAGTCTTGTTGTGTTCAGCATCTCCTTCAAATCGTTCTCCGGCTTACCTGCAACCATGAAAGGCCACGTCTACGAGAAAAATACAGTGAATTAGGACGAGCAGCTTCTTACAGCGTGACATTAAAACAATTATAAGCACATGTGAAACTCAATTTCCCCCATTATAGGCAGATGTCAAACAAAATATTAAAGCCAAATATGTCCCCAAAACGACCCCATGAAGCAGGACAACCTAACGAATTGAATGCAGCTATAATAGCTACAATGAGAGCAAGTACTACTTTTCAagagtgtgatgtgatgtgtgatgttaaTGCATTATGTCTAAAAACATTTGCAGGTCTACAGTCCCAATATCCAGAACGAAAATgcactataatgttcctataatatccctatagggGCTTAAAGTCCTGCCCGACTCAATGgagagtttatagtgatcttgtcgaactttatggtattttgtctgctatggtatcactataatattcccatattATTCCAAAAGGCTATAGTTTCTAGTTTATATGATCACTATAGCCTAATTCTTTTTCGTAAGGgattgtgcatttgtgtattgaagcagctgtttttttttagaaattatTATTAGAGAGAAATGAGGTAGTTAATGCTGTAGGTCTGTGCATTAATCGTAGAATAATTTGTCAGGTCGATAGGCTACGTAATGCATGCTTTTAGCCagtaagatttttatttttttttaggtgaaAAACAGTTTGCATGAAAAGGaattcctcctctttccctctgcatGCACCTGCTTCACAAGGCCAGTCACCCTCATTATTCACCTTGGTGCTGTTGCCAAGCTTATGAGGCCTATTAGAGGTCTGCAGCCCCGGTTCAAATCAAACAACTCTTAAGATAAGTCTtatccagtgatgtagtgggaaATAAAACAAGGTGAGTAAACTGTTTCCTCCAATGTGGTGAACATTATAAGGCAAAGAGTCACCATTAGGCTATTAACAAAAGTcaattaggcctatattttcataaaatgcattgttttttctttataagACCCTATTTTCATATAGCCTAACACACATAAGTTTGATGATGCATAGGCTACCATAAATTTGCCTCATACAGATTTAGTCAACTGTGCCAAGGTGGGTAAACTTTCAGCTGGGTTTTGCCTCCGCTGCATCCCTCGGTCTTACCAGGTTAACGGGGTGGATATATCCATTTTCGTATTTGTCGTTGGCCAGTATCTGCCGGAGGTGCGCTATGTAGCTGGAGGCCAGGCGCAGTGTGTCCAGTTTGGAGAGCTTGGTGTCCGGGGGGACCCAGGGCAAGGTGGTCTTCAACCGGGAGAAGGCTTTGGACAGCACGCGCATCCTGGCTCTCTCCCGGGCGTTGGCCGCGTTCCTCTGCACCTGCTTGCCCTCCTGCTGTGCAACACCCTTTGGTGCCGTTTTCCGGGACGCGGTCTTCCTTTTCTTGCCCGGCGCGCCTCTCCGGTCGTCGTTTGCATTAGTGCCTTCGCAGTTGGAGCTCTCCTCGGTGCTCTCGTTGGAGTCTTTACCGACGGAGCCAAACTTCAGGATGCCGTCCAGGAGCTCGTCGTCGACATCGCTGAGAGACCCGGTGGACATGGTGGACTCTCTCCGACTGAAGCGCTTTCAAAACATGGGAGCAGGAAGCTCAGACGGGACAGGAATGGAGAGGGTGGACCGATGCGCCTCGGCGACGTGTTCATGAACGGATAACTGGACGTGCGCACCAGCAAGGAACTGGCTTTTTATCTCCATGACTGGAAGAGGCGTTACCTCCAGCTGGGAGGAGACCAAGTGCTGGTGATCTAACttagtggttcccaaagtggagtCCAGAACCCCGAGGGGTCCATGATGGGTCACCATCAGTTTAATTCCACTGTAATTTAACTCAGTAGAAAATATTTCAGCAAGAGAATGAATATGAATCAATAAGTTAATTCTTTCATTTTACTAAGGACCCCCTTGAACCCTTTCAAGGACCCCTAGGGGGCCCCGGTCCCCACTTGAGTGAAGTTTCTTCATATATCGTACAAATTAGGTCAAAGATTTGCCGAATTGCATGTTGCAAACGTTATTGTAGTAATTGTAGGTAACTGTAGtaataataagaaaataataaaaatgttattattattaataatgtaGGCTATTATTAGTGTATTACCATTAATATACTATTAatatattcttcttcttcttgttattattattattattattattattattattatgtatcaTGAATACATTcttaacattatttttattgctattgttgttgtttgtttgattcataacCTAACTTAGACTTCTCGTTTTGCAGTGAATGGATCATGTCATGGGATTTACCTTGACAATAATCAGAGTATTTAGCCTCTTCCACTCTGGGCCCCACGTCACTTTCATCACTGCAGGCCAGTTAACGGGATAAAGTGCAAGGACAGGGGGGTGTCACGTCTCAAATGGCAAGCTGGCGCCTCGCTCCCTTCAGATGTAATGGATACCTGGCACCCCCAAAACCGCTGTTTGGCCTTCCACATCATTCCACACCGATGCTCCATGCGCTGGTCCACTCAGTGCCAAGCCCAAACAACAAGCACCCAGGAGCGGCCTCAAGTGGAACCTTAGGGGGGCACTGAGAGAACGCTGCTGATAGCTGCAAGAGTAGAGCTGTGGTGTGCAATGGAAAACATTGCATTGTGAGGGATACTGAGAGACTGAAACATGCAGCGTGagtgactgagagaaagagagagagacaagtgagAAATGTTATatatgtgtgggtatgtgtgtgtgtttgtgtgaagcaACGCACATGCGTGAGGCTGTAGTTTGATGTCTAGATCTTAAAGCTGTCTTGTtggcatgcatgagtgtgtgagtgcgtgt
This genomic stretch from Centroberyx gerrardi isolate f3 chromosome 18, fCenGer3.hap1.cur.20231027, whole genome shotgun sequence harbors:
- the tcf21 gene encoding transcription factor 21, which translates into the protein MSTGSLSDVDDELLDGILKFGSVGKDSNESTEESSNCEGTNANDDRRGAPGKKRKTASRKTAPKGVAQQEGKQVQRNAANARERARMRVLSKAFSRLKTTLPWVPPDTKLSKLDTLRLASSYIAHLRQILANDKYENGYIHPVNLTWPFMVAGKPENDLKEMLNTTRLCGTTAS